One region of Cryptosporidium parvum Iowa II chromosome 4, whole genome shotgun sequence genomic DNA includes:
- a CDS encoding carboxypeptidase produces KSTNITVKKDYIXGESKCQYLHIKLGISNINYDVPNILFISGIHGDEKLGVEIATEFISSICDQYINHNNIGIKYLLSTRNIWIIPIANPWGFYHNKRTEEEIDVNRDFPSKSGXNCLKSESSKMIYNLFNLKSFVFVAALHGGLKSISYGNGYFDDIDENNKXFEXIAKDLQASAGKILNNNDIHKLNYFYDQIGNIAKTVYPIKGGFEDWSLYGYNVSHILCSDYIQKSHSANKGGSLTFLIETDHQKTPNQDTLGSKSDLFSLIDLDKLSIQPSHITRNIRMLLKLTEYTYPDIIFFNKPPSTVYFGQTFILYIAIIGCYSFSNLRIKLENNNNNNXNNNNBINHYXNTXLNSEQQPIYLNFYVNEGLDGLQNTIYYKRCSSLFLNNQEIQDILDNXSFYTXXDKCNESNLLTXIVNRSFRVKNKCKSIYQFNKFXPIXILXRYRMRQQFLIL; encoded by the coding sequence aAATCTACAAATATAACAGTGAAAAAGGACTATATTGKTGGTGAATCAAAATGTCAGTATTTACATATTAAGCTTGgaatatcaaatattaattatgatgtaccaaatatattattcatCTCTGGAATACATGGAGATGAAAAATTAGGTGTAGAAATTGCTACTGAATTTATAAGCTCTATTTGTGatcaatatattaatcataataatattggaatcAAGTATCTTTTAAGTACTAGAAATATATGGATTATTCCTATTGCTAATCCTTGGGGTTTTTatcataataaaagaactgaagaagaaattgatgTTAATAGAGATTTTCCTTCAAAAAGTGGARAAAATTGTCTTAAAAGTGAAAGTTCTAAAATGATCtataatttgtttaatcTTAAATCATTTGTATTTGTTGCAGCTTTACATGGTGGATTAAAAAGTATTTCTTATGGAAATGGCtattttgatgatattgatgaaaataacaaaaBCTTTGAATYTATCGCTAAAGATTTACAAGCTTCAGCTggtaaaatattaaataataatgatattcataaattaaattacttttatGATCAAATTGGTAATATTGCAAAAACTGTATATCCAATAAAAGGAGGATTTGAAGATTGGTCTTTATATGGTTATAATGTAAGTCATATATTATGTAGTGactatattcaaaaatctCATTCTGCAAATAAAGGTGGATCTTTAACTTTTCTTATAGAAACTGATCATCAAAAAACTCCTAATCAAGATACTTTAGGATCTAAATCTGATCTATTTAGCCTTATTGATCTTGATAAACTTTCTATACAACCATCTCATATTACCAGAAATATTAGAATGTTACTTAAACTTACTGAATATACTTATCcagatattattttttttaataaaccACCAAGTACCGTTTATTTTGGTCAaacttttatattatatatagcTATTATTGGCTGCTATTCTTTCAGTAATTTAAGGAttaaacttgaaaataataacaataataataRTAATAATAATAATRATATTAATCATTATTMTAATACTARCTTAAATTCTGAACAACAACCTATTTATCTTAATTTTTATGTTAATGAAGGATTAGATGGTCTACAAAatactatttattataaaagatgttcttctttatttctaaataatcAAGAAATCCAAGATATCCTTGATAATGAWTCTTTYTATACATSTRAAGATAAATGTAATGAATCTAACTTACTTACAAWAATTGTTAACCGAAGTTTTAgagttaaaaataaatgtaaATCTATAtatcaatttaataaatttWAGCCTATARAAATTTTGKTAAGGTACCGAATGAGACAACAATTCTTAATACTATGA
- a CDS encoding 2xTPR domain containing protein, producing the protein MGGAVSEQSRNTNLDQDKIMDLKEIKNLSYKELYNQFEKFKALNYVELVILLGTTLILDYNRKLGERKWDVMESIALATFHFGVKYENDGHKNKISKWQKYCMDELNKKHGSTFRYKKLVGMLLESRGEIEKALDVYKQLLKFDPEDLEIRRRVISVLFENNVSLIDEHLRECIMDINAWKMKAYYLLTHTLEYESALFCMEEILLHEPQNIDTINIIADLHLALGNYSRSRQYFCLALNIQKSNLRALWGILQCNLLKNDAYNQNHNNKSKVDNSIVSNNDHKLTQLVVKQIINIYSENDSNSNINKKDIDYDINNNNDTDNNNDTDKNNHKGNHNFNQNKIEITTSMIVSELLDYYTSRIKGL; encoded by the coding sequence ATGGGAGGAGCTGTTAGTGAACAAAGCAGGAATACTAACTTGGATCAAGATAAGATAATggatttaaaagaaattaaaaaccTGTCTTATAAGGAGCTTTATAAccaatttgaaaaatttaaagcACTAAATTATGTTGAActtgtaatattattaggGACAACACTCATTTTAGATTATAACAGAAAATTAGGAGAAAGAAAATGGGATGTAATGGAAAGTATTGCATTAGCAACATTTCATTTCGGAgttaaatatgaaaatgatggacataaaaataagatttCAAAATGGCAAAAATACTGTATGGATGAACTGAATAAAAAACATGGCAGTACATTTAGATATAAAAAACTTGTTGGTATGCTTTTAGAAAGCAGAggagaaattgaaaaagcTTTAGATGTATATAAACaacttttaaaatttgatCCTGAAGATCTTGaaattagaagaagagTCATTTCAGTgctttttgaaaataatgtatCATTAATAGATGAACATCTGAGAGAATGTATCATGGATATTAATGCTTGGAAAATGAAAGCTTATTATCTTCTTACTCATACGCTTGAATATGAATCTGCTCTCTTTTGTATGGAAGAAATTCTACTTCATGAACctcaaaatattgatactattaatattatagcTGACTTACATTTAGCTCTTGGAAATTATTCTAGATCTAGACAATACTTTTGTTTGgctttaaatattcaaaagtCCAATTTAAGAGCTCTTTGGGGAATTTTACAATGtaatcttttaaaaaatgatgCTTACAATCAAAATCATAATAACAAATCTAAAGTTGATAATTCAATTGTTTCTAATAATGATCACAAACTAACTCAACTTGTTgttaaacaaataattaacatttattcagaaaatgattcaaattctaatattaataaaaaagatattgatTACGATATCAATAACAATAACGATACCGATAACAATAACGATACCGATAAAAATAACCATAAAGGTAACCATAattttaatcaaaataaaattgaaattacaACATCAATGATAGTTAGTGAGCTTTTGGATTATTATACAAGTAGAATAAAGGGTTTATAG